A portion of the uncultured Draconibacterium sp. genome contains these proteins:
- a CDS encoding alpha/beta fold hydrolase, which produces MNVPTFRISGIKPAATTFTNGKLIIDGSNVGMSYVGIYNNETQQFEGTYKEGGMELALNLKKGAVEITDKRRPQEPVKPYPYYEEEVVFKNIEAKIELAGTLTLPSENGTFPVVILISGSGPQDRDETFMGHKPFLVLADYLTKEGIGVLRFDDRGQGESTGDFGTATTEDFSKDVLSAIAYLKTRNDVDKKNIGLIGHSEGGIIAPLAANNSKDVAFIVLLASTGISGAELSVMQSKTLRQFPVEDEDAYEKNTRKAIAIVTSDKSELEIKKELTKHYNDFLRPILMSLNVPEKNIKLFIESELKTSLKPWSRYFLQYNPADEIAKLQIPVLSLNGSKDTQVDAEINQDGIREALIKGGNKDYKIIELKNLNHFFQECETGKMDEYRKIEQTFSPTALKEISKWILKRL; this is translated from the coding sequence ATGAACGTACCAACGTTTAGAATTTCCGGTATTAAACCTGCTGCGACAACTTTTACAAACGGAAAGTTAATAATTGATGGCTCAAATGTGGGCATGTCCTATGTGGGAATTTATAATAATGAAACGCAACAATTTGAAGGAACTTATAAAGAAGGAGGAATGGAATTGGCTCTGAATTTAAAAAAAGGTGCTGTAGAAATAACAGACAAGCGTAGACCTCAGGAACCTGTGAAGCCATATCCATATTACGAAGAAGAGGTAGTTTTTAAAAATATTGAAGCAAAAATAGAGCTAGCAGGTACTTTAACTTTACCAAGTGAAAACGGAACATTTCCAGTGGTGATCTTAATTAGCGGAAGTGGCCCTCAGGACAGAGATGAAACTTTTATGGGACACAAACCATTTTTGGTGTTGGCCGATTACCTTACAAAAGAAGGCATTGGCGTATTGCGTTTCGATGATCGTGGCCAGGGAGAATCTACAGGAGATTTTGGAACAGCAACAACAGAAGATTTTTCTAAAGATGTATTGAGTGCAATTGCATATTTAAAAACCAGAAACGATGTAGACAAAAAGAATATTGGTTTAATTGGTCATAGTGAAGGTGGTATTATCGCTCCATTAGCGGCAAATAACTCTAAAGATGTTGCTTTTATTGTGTTACTTGCTTCTACTGGAATTTCCGGAGCAGAATTGTCTGTAATGCAATCGAAAACATTAAGACAATTTCCGGTTGAAGATGAGGACGCTTATGAAAAAAATACAAGAAAAGCGATTGCAATTGTAACTTCTGATAAGAGTGAGTTAGAAATTAAAAAAGAATTGACGAAACATTATAATGATTTTTTGAGACCAATTTTAATGTCTTTAAATGTGCCAGAAAAGAACATCAAATTATTTATTGAAAGTGAGCTAAAAACAAGTTTAAAACCCTGGTCGCGCTATTTTTTACAATACAACCCGGCTGATGAAATTGCAAAATTGCAAATCCCGGTATTGTCATTAAATGGAAGTAAAGACACCCAGGTAGATGCCGAAATTAATCAAGATGGAATACGAGAGGCATTGATTAAAGGTGGGAATAAAGATTATAAAATAATTGAATTGAAAAATTTAAATCACTTTTTTCAGGAGTGTGAAACAGGAAAGATGGATGAGTATAGAAAAATTGAGCAAACATTTTCCCCGACTGCTTTGAAAGAAATTTCTAAATGGATTCTTAAAAGACTTTGA
- a CDS encoding Crp/Fnr family transcriptional regulator, translated as MKNKFVNYFSRISPLSKEEADAIAESMQTKKFKKGDFLIQEGQISVKTYFILEGCVREYILTDGEEKTTNFFTEEQWAISLNSFTPENAAKHNWICVEDTTVVEGDEQQGQALFMRFPRFETISRTIMEAAFAEQKEALVSYYTDSPEQRYLKLMKSRPDLFRRIPQYHLASYIGVKPESLSRIRKRIAAEFD; from the coding sequence ATGAAAAACAAATTTGTAAACTACTTTTCAAGAATATCACCACTTTCAAAAGAAGAGGCTGACGCCATAGCTGAAAGCATGCAAACAAAGAAATTCAAGAAGGGTGATTTCTTGATACAAGAAGGGCAAATTTCGGTTAAAACCTATTTTATTCTCGAAGGCTGCGTTAGAGAGTACATCTTAACAGATGGTGAAGAGAAAACCACCAATTTCTTCACAGAAGAACAATGGGCCATTTCATTAAACAGCTTTACTCCGGAAAATGCTGCCAAGCACAATTGGATTTGTGTTGAAGATACTACGGTTGTTGAAGGAGACGAGCAGCAAGGTCAGGCACTGTTCATGCGCTTCCCCCGGTTTGAAACCATTTCACGAACCATAATGGAAGCGGCCTTCGCAGAGCAAAAAGAAGCATTGGTTTCGTATTATACTGATTCGCCTGAGCAACGCTACCTGAAACTCATGAAATCGAGACCCGATTTGTTCCGGCGAATACCACAATATCATCTGGCAAGTTACATTGGCGTAAAACCAGAATCGTTAAGCCGTATTAGAAAACGTATTGCCGCTGAATTTGACTAG
- a CDS encoding thioredoxin fold domain-containing protein encodes MKKAANPATNSSGKSLKVKKTKSPFWRWFWLTFLVLSLAYAWYSFYAPSNDVVWADDIVSARELARDSDKNMLLFFTGEWCSPCRIMKREVFADEEVMKAINSQIVPVMIDVDDPKAEELVKLYKIGGTPITIFTDSKGKVLDYAVGKIGKTKFLEMLENLGAAGS; translated from the coding sequence ATGAAAAAGGCAGCTAATCCAGCCACGAATTCATCGGGCAAGTCTCTCAAAGTTAAGAAAACGAAGTCTCCATTTTGGCGGTGGTTCTGGCTCACCTTCCTTGTGCTTTCTCTTGCTTATGCGTGGTATTCATTTTATGCACCTTCCAATGATGTTGTTTGGGCTGACGATATAGTCTCGGCACGGGAACTTGCCAGGGATTCTGATAAAAACATGCTACTGTTTTTCACCGGGGAGTGGTGCTCGCCATGCCGGATTATGAAGCGTGAAGTATTTGCGGACGAGGAAGTCATGAAAGCCATCAATTCGCAAATTGTTCCGGTAATGATTGATGTTGATGATCCCAAAGCTGAAGAGCTTGTTAAGCTTTATAAAATTGGTGGAACACCAATAACAATTTTTACTGATTCGAAGGGAAAAGTACTTGATTATGCCGTGGGAAAGATCGGGAAAACGAAATTCCTCGAAATGCTTGAAAATTTGGGAGCAGCAGGTTCCTGA
- a CDS encoding serine hydrolase domain-containing protein — MNKLILASLALILFASCNSSKEPYDKKAALENGMRGKVKFLQESEHFSSITDKMVEYKIPALSLAVINQGQIEWADIYQNANFHDQQNLDNSTIFQAASLSKPVTFLAALRMHSSGKINLDKNIQDYLRNFVLPQGKQTVENPVTFRNLFSHTSGITPGGYQGYSRNVSMPSDFDILMGNEGVNTAAIEVIIPPNKMLAYSGGGYTLAELALQDIFNDKFSNIMKKWILEPAGMTHSEFTQPLPASDSIRVAKGYTYSGEVVEGGWRNHPEQAAAGLWSNATDMARFMIEIYNAYQGKNSIFSQTDIESILNDERDGHVYGFIVDRSDDDISITHYGGNAGYRTGMTISLSSGKGLVYLTNSDNGGALGNELLLSASQIFNWHHFKQTEVQRTHVKSEVLNGLAGSYKWNNQIDLTISYDENKDKISLFFPNGDEYKLVPIVSENLDFIHPNTGVQISFSMKDNIQSFILYGQNAIKL; from the coding sequence ATGAACAAATTAATTCTTGCAAGTTTAGCACTTATTCTTTTTGCTTCTTGCAACTCATCTAAAGAACCATATGATAAAAAAGCTGCATTAGAAAACGGAATGCGTGGGAAAGTGAAGTTTCTGCAAGAATCGGAACATTTTAGCTCAATTACCGATAAAATGGTGGAGTATAAAATCCCGGCATTATCACTGGCTGTAATAAATCAAGGTCAAATTGAATGGGCAGACATTTATCAAAATGCAAATTTTCACGATCAACAAAATCTTGACAATAGCACTATTTTTCAGGCAGCATCCTTATCTAAACCAGTGACTTTTCTTGCGGCGTTACGCATGCATTCTTCCGGTAAAATAAACCTTGATAAAAATATCCAGGACTACCTTAGAAATTTCGTTTTACCCCAGGGTAAACAAACAGTTGAAAATCCCGTGACATTCCGCAATCTATTTTCTCATACTTCAGGAATCACCCCCGGAGGATATCAAGGATATTCAAGAAATGTTTCCATGCCCTCTGATTTTGATATTTTAATGGGAAATGAGGGCGTCAATACAGCGGCTATTGAAGTTATCATACCACCAAATAAAATGCTTGCATACTCAGGTGGTGGTTACACATTAGCAGAACTTGCACTTCAAGATATTTTTAATGACAAGTTTTCGAACATTATGAAAAAATGGATTCTTGAACCAGCCGGGATGACTCATTCAGAGTTTACACAACCTTTACCCGCTTCGGATTCGATTCGGGTAGCAAAAGGTTATACGTACTCAGGTGAAGTTGTAGAAGGTGGCTGGCGAAATCACCCTGAACAAGCTGCGGCAGGGCTTTGGAGCAATGCTACAGATATGGCCAGATTTATGATTGAAATTTATAATGCTTATCAAGGGAAAAATTCGATATTTTCTCAAACTGATATTGAGTCGATACTGAATGACGAGCGAGATGGGCATGTATATGGATTTATCGTAGATAGGTCTGACGATGATATTTCCATCACCCACTACGGCGGTAATGCAGGTTACAGGACAGGCATGACAATAAGTCTATCAAGTGGAAAAGGGTTGGTATATTTGACCAATTCGGATAATGGCGGGGCACTTGGGAATGAACTACTTTTATCAGCCTCACAAATATTTAATTGGCACCATTTTAAGCAAACAGAAGTTCAACGCACTCATGTTAAATCAGAAGTGTTAAATGGTTTGGCGGGCAGCTATAAATGGAATAATCAAATAGATTTAACTATCAGCTATGACGAAAACAAGGATAAAATTTCACTTTTTTTTCCAAATGGTGATGAGTATAAGCTGGTTCCAATTGTTAGTGAAAACCTTGATTTCATTCACCCAAATACAGGAGTACAAATTTCTTTCTCAATGAAGGATAACATACAATCATTCATATTATATGGACAAAATGCAATCAAGTTATAA
- a CDS encoding type II CAAX endopeptidase family protein — MMLENSSERREAWKTILLFLALLVALTSPFHYAIVNLYPSRIYVGAIMWCPAIAAFLTLKIKGRKISSLNWNWGDWKYIRLSYFVPALYGIITYLLIWIFGFGSIATGEVITDWGKELGLMGIGALNPPMITIIAIFLLATVEVIRSAATTLGEEIGWRGFFIYELRKVLPFTGVSVFSGFIWASWHWPLLVFYSNNILLEFITFFIVIISMSFIMTYYTFKSKSLWPAVIFHAVSNVYIQKIMPELTIKNEGTAYWLGENGIMFALVTAAFGIYFWRKAIKEKL; from the coding sequence ATGATGCTTGAAAATTCATCGGAACGGAGGGAAGCCTGGAAAACAATCTTGCTGTTTCTGGCACTCCTGGTTGCTCTTACTTCTCCTTTCCATTATGCCATTGTAAATTTATATCCATCACGAATATATGTTGGGGCAATAATGTGGTGTCCTGCGATAGCTGCATTTCTTACCTTAAAAATAAAAGGGCGTAAAATTTCATCTCTGAATTGGAATTGGGGAGATTGGAAATATATCCGATTGTCTTATTTTGTTCCTGCCTTGTACGGAATTATCACTTACCTGCTAATTTGGATTTTCGGATTCGGAAGCATTGCAACTGGAGAAGTAATTACAGATTGGGGAAAAGAACTTGGTTTGATGGGTATAGGAGCACTAAACCCACCGATGATAACAATCATAGCGATTTTTCTTTTAGCAACTGTTGAAGTAATTCGGTCAGCAGCAACAACTTTAGGAGAAGAAATCGGATGGCGGGGTTTTTTCATTTATGAATTAAGAAAGGTGCTGCCTTTTACGGGTGTTTCGGTTTTTAGTGGATTTATTTGGGCCTCCTGGCATTGGCCCTTGCTTGTATTTTATAGCAATAATATTCTCTTAGAATTTATCACATTCTTTATTGTAATTATTTCGATGTCATTTATTATGACATACTATACTTTTAAGTCAAAGAGTCTATGGCCGGCAGTAATATTTCACGCGGTAAGCAATGTGTATATTCAAAAAATAATGCCTGAATTAACCATTAAAAACGAAGGAACTGCATATTGGCTTGGCGAAAATGGAATTATGTTTGCGCTGGTTACCGCTGCTTTTGGAATTTACTTTTGGAGAAAAGCGATTAAAGAAAAATTGTAA
- a CDS encoding MBOAT family O-acyltransferase has protein sequence MNLSDYVLKRNGVPLGAGDSLRNMLSRSLGAGTFSEFWQYWNPIWGYYLGMYIFKPLKSVLPLSLSLLVTFVACGFIHDLAVMLIKWKFSLFLTQWFLFMGLSVILGKYANINYSKFPWLVRAAINILIISSCFFIAYQLNKVSVFTS, from the coding sequence ATGAATTTATCCGATTATGTATTAAAAAGAAACGGAGTGCCTTTGGGGGCCGGTGATTCCCTTCGAAATATGCTAAGTCGTTCGCTGGGTGCCGGAACATTTTCGGAATTTTGGCAGTACTGGAATCCCATTTGGGGATATTACCTGGGGATGTATATTTTCAAACCGCTAAAATCGGTCTTGCCCTTGTCATTATCGTTGCTAGTCACTTTTGTGGCATGCGGATTTATACACGATTTGGCAGTGATGTTAATCAAATGGAAATTTAGTCTGTTCCTGACTCAATGGTTTCTATTTATGGGGCTCAGCGTAATTCTGGGAAAATATGCAAATATCAACTACTCAAAATTTCCATGGCTAGTGCGGGCAGCCATTAACATACTCATCATTTCAAGCTGTTTTTTCATTGCTTATCAATTAAATAAAGTTTCCGTTTTCACTTCTTAA
- a CDS encoding NAD(P)-dependent alcohol dehydrogenase has translation MKAINCLKYGSCETLVLSEVEKPTPKENEVLIKIKATSVTTSDVLIRRLNEPFIPRFILQLIFGFGRPRNPILGMVTSGVIESKGKDVTLFNVGDEVFAYGSVSPTKRRFGSYAEYICLPEDWNIALKPSNYSFQEAAAILYGGLLASHLLNKTDINRGDKVLIYGASGSIGTMAIQLAKLSGAHITGVCSSRNFELIKSLGSDKVIDYTAENAVSQLETYKYVIDAVGNAKSSTLKEKSKKALTPDGKYISIDHGTPLTPKSVFLKLKTLAEQEKIKPVIDSIYPLEEMAEAHKYVEKGHKRGNVVISVENAN, from the coding sequence ATGAAAGCAATTAACTGTTTAAAGTATGGAAGCTGCGAGACCTTAGTTTTAAGTGAAGTTGAAAAGCCAACTCCAAAAGAGAATGAAGTGCTGATAAAGATTAAAGCGACTTCAGTAACAACCAGCGATGTTCTTATTCGTAGACTGAACGAGCCCTTTATACCTAGATTTATCCTACAGCTTATATTCGGTTTTGGCAGACCAAGAAATCCAATTTTAGGAATGGTTACATCGGGTGTTATAGAAAGTAAAGGGAAGGATGTTACCTTATTTAATGTTGGCGATGAAGTTTTTGCCTATGGCTCTGTTTCACCAACAAAGCGCCGTTTTGGTTCTTATGCCGAATATATTTGCCTACCTGAAGATTGGAATATTGCGCTTAAACCTTCAAATTATAGTTTTCAGGAGGCTGCAGCTATCCTGTATGGTGGTTTGCTGGCTTCGCATTTATTGAATAAAACAGATATAAACAGAGGCGACAAAGTTTTAATTTATGGAGCCTCGGGAAGTATTGGTACAATGGCGATACAATTGGCGAAGCTTTCCGGGGCTCATATCACCGGTGTTTGTAGCAGTCGGAACTTCGAATTGATTAAGTCCTTAGGTAGCGATAAAGTGATTGATTACACCGCAGAAAATGCTGTATCACAACTGGAAACCTATAAATATGTGATCGACGCTGTTGGAAACGCCAAGTCTTCAACACTTAAAGAGAAAAGCAAAAAAGCACTTACACCCGATGGCAAATATATTTCCATCGATCATGGAACTCCCTTAACTCCCAAAAGTGTTTTTCTTAAATTAAAAACTTTAGCAGAACAAGAGAAGATAAAACCTGTTATTGATAGCATATATCCTTTGGAAGAAATGGCCGAAGCACACAAATATGTAGAGAAAGGCCACAAAAGAGGAAACGTGGTAATTAGCGTAGAGAACGCAAATTGA
- a CDS encoding NmrA family NAD(P)-binding protein, producing MEQKILVIGGTGKTGSRVAKNLSQLGNDVRIAGRKTKPAFDWENPDTYDAALKDMDRAYIVYYPDLAVPGARDAIRTLTDKALKAGLDKVVLLSGKGEKEAEACEQIVADSGLNYTIVRASWFNQNFSEGAFLEFILDGAVALPMPDAEIPFVDADDIAEVVAKVLLDDSFNGETITATGPRKLTYREAVETMAAEIGREIHYQPISIQEFKDGMKAAGLPDSYVWLFSYLFEEVLGNPDNQEVSHDVQKVLGREATDFRDYVTKTLTTGVWNQEVHNT from the coding sequence ATGGAACAGAAAATTTTAGTAATCGGCGGCACTGGTAAGACCGGTAGCCGTGTAGCGAAGAACTTATCACAATTAGGTAACGACGTAAGAATTGCAGGTAGAAAAACAAAGCCGGCATTTGATTGGGAAAATCCGGATACTTATGATGCCGCTTTAAAAGACATGGATCGTGCATATATCGTGTATTATCCTGATTTAGCAGTACCGGGGGCAAGAGATGCGATACGAACATTAACTGATAAAGCTTTAAAAGCAGGATTAGATAAAGTGGTGTTACTCTCGGGAAAAGGTGAAAAGGAAGCAGAAGCCTGCGAACAGATTGTTGCAGATTCAGGACTGAACTATACAATTGTGAGAGCTTCCTGGTTCAACCAAAATTTTAGTGAAGGTGCATTCTTAGAGTTTATACTGGATGGTGCAGTCGCCCTCCCAATGCCCGATGCAGAAATTCCGTTTGTTGATGCAGATGATATTGCTGAGGTAGTTGCAAAAGTTCTGTTGGACGATTCTTTTAATGGAGAAACCATAACCGCGACTGGCCCAAGGAAATTGACTTACAGGGAAGCAGTGGAGACAATGGCTGCTGAAATAGGAAGGGAAATTCATTATCAGCCTATTTCTATTCAAGAATTCAAAGATGGAATGAAAGCAGCCGGATTACCCGATTCGTATGTCTGGTTGTTTAGCTATCTGTTCGAGGAAGTATTAGGAAATCCTGACAACCAGGAGGTGTCGCATGATGTGCAAAAGGTGCTGGGAAGAGAAGCAACGGATTTCAGGGATTATGTTACAAAAACGCTGACAACAGGTGTTTGGAATCAGGAAGTGCATAATACTTAA
- a CDS encoding DUF5367 family protein — translation MKNINFKHVIISCLVVYVLGILAFVGSYFVPIIEDPDLQANIALMAALIPAAYLGAYLYYRRGNTTHGFVLGGAMFSSAIGLDALITVPVFIIPHGGNHLSFFEDPGFWLIGLEYVAIVATYWKLKVAKQVQA, via the coding sequence ATGAAAAATATAAATTTTAAGCATGTAATAATTAGTTGTTTGGTTGTTTATGTACTCGGGATTCTTGCATTTGTTGGGTCATACTTTGTGCCAATCATTGAGGATCCTGATCTGCAGGCCAATATTGCGCTAATGGCAGCATTAATTCCTGCTGCCTACTTGGGCGCCTACCTATACTATCGCAGAGGAAACACTACTCACGGATTTGTATTAGGAGGTGCTATGTTCTCGAGTGCTATTGGACTCGACGCGCTCATCACCGTCCCTGTATTTATTATTCCACATGGTGGAAATCATCTCTCATTCTTTGAAGATCCGGGTTTTTGGCTTATTGGTCTTGAATATGTGGCTATTGTTGCCACATACTGGAAATTAAAAGTGGCAAAACAAGTTCAGGCATAG
- a CDS encoding GNAT family N-acetyltransferase — translation MKFRKATKKDLVKVVELLADDEQGKTREICREPLPIEYINAFENIDNDPTQELIVVENDDLEIIGSMQLSYLQYLTYRGGLRAQIEAVRVRSDKRGNGIGKMMFEWAINRAKERNAHLIQLTTDKERSAALKFYKTLGFKDSHEGMKMYLK, via the coding sequence ATGAAATTCAGAAAGGCAACAAAAAAAGACCTTGTAAAGGTTGTGGAATTGTTAGCAGATGATGAACAAGGTAAAACAAGAGAAATTTGTCGCGAACCACTACCCATCGAGTACATTAATGCTTTTGAAAATATAGACAACGATCCAACCCAGGAACTTATAGTTGTTGAGAATGATGATCTGGAGATTATTGGAAGCATGCAATTATCGTATCTGCAATATCTAACTTACAGAGGTGGATTGAGAGCTCAGATAGAAGCTGTAAGGGTTAGAAGTGATAAAAGGGGCAATGGAATAGGAAAAATGATGTTTGAATGGGCGATCAATAGAGCAAAAGAACGGAACGCACATTTAATTCAATTAACAACTGATAAGGAGAGATCTGCAGCCTTAAAATTTTACAAAACATTAGGATTCAAGGACTCACATGAAGGTATGAAAATGTATCTGAAATGA
- a CDS encoding anthrone oxygenase family protein, translating into MNTIILIITTVFSGLMAGLFYAWSISVTPGLAKINDVSYLRAFQSMNRAIINPLFAVVFFGLVILLPVLSYLSFQTSMSNPFWYVIAATILYFVGIMGVTIGGNVPLNNALEALQIQSMTPEQMEEFRKGFESKWNRFNHIRTISSFLTFLLLVIACVREFSFI; encoded by the coding sequence ATGAATACAATAATTCTAATTATCACGACAGTCTTTTCAGGCCTAATGGCTGGTTTGTTTTACGCCTGGTCAATTTCAGTAACGCCCGGATTAGCCAAGATTAATGATGTTAGTTACCTCCGGGCATTTCAGTCAATGAACCGGGCAATAATAAATCCCTTGTTTGCAGTTGTCTTTTTCGGCTTGGTCATATTGTTGCCTGTGCTAAGCTATTTATCATTTCAGACTTCAATGAGCAACCCGTTTTGGTATGTTATTGCTGCTACCATTCTATACTTTGTTGGAATAATGGGAGTAACAATTGGAGGCAACGTCCCTTTGAACAATGCACTCGAAGCATTGCAAATTCAGTCGATGACACCGGAACAAATGGAAGAATTCAGAAAAGGTTTTGAAAGCAAATGGAACCGTTTTAATCACATTCGAACAATTAGTTCATTCTTAACTTTTTTACTTTTAGTAATTGCATGTGTCAGAGAGTTTTCTTTCATTTAA